From the Streptomyces syringium genome, one window contains:
- a CDS encoding Gfo/Idh/MocA family protein — protein sequence MSVRKRAAMVGLGGQATNDHLPGLAQCHLAELAGICDVDADRVTAAAATHQVPGFTTVERLLQEVRPDFVIAAVPHHAGQQVVAACAEAGVHVLKEKPFATGPHEAADLATLCEKTGIELMVTVQRRFHPVYAAALQLLERIGTPYLVEGRYTFHCPDPAAGWRGRAKLAGGGCLADMGYHLIDLLIWYLGLPDRVLADTSTAAAPGAEYDAEDTALVHLAYDRGLYGSLLVSRSAGPKTERLAVTGPHGTLAVERGTVRLLDPGGQVVESLLRDPAWPCPPAAQIDRFCRVLDGTAPNPSGPAAHLPHTAFLAAAYASATTARPADPKEFLA from the coding sequence ATGAGCGTACGCAAGAGGGCCGCGATGGTGGGCCTCGGCGGCCAGGCCACCAACGACCACCTGCCCGGCCTTGCCCAGTGCCACCTCGCCGAGCTCGCCGGGATCTGTGACGTCGACGCCGACCGGGTCACCGCCGCGGCCGCCACGCACCAGGTGCCCGGCTTCACTACCGTCGAGCGCCTGCTGCAGGAGGTTCGGCCGGACTTCGTCATCGCCGCGGTACCGCACCACGCCGGGCAGCAGGTCGTCGCCGCGTGTGCCGAGGCCGGGGTTCACGTGCTCAAGGAGAAGCCGTTCGCCACCGGCCCCCACGAGGCAGCCGACCTGGCCACGCTGTGCGAGAAGACGGGGATCGAGCTGATGGTCACGGTTCAGCGCCGCTTCCACCCCGTCTACGCCGCCGCCCTCCAACTGCTGGAGCGGATCGGCACCCCCTACCTGGTCGAAGGGCGCTACACCTTCCACTGCCCGGACCCGGCCGCCGGCTGGCGCGGCCGCGCGAAGCTCGCCGGTGGCGGGTGTCTGGCGGACATGGGCTACCACCTCATCGACCTGCTGATCTGGTACCTCGGTCTGCCCGACCGCGTCCTCGCGGACACCTCGACCGCCGCCGCGCCGGGCGCCGAGTACGACGCGGAGGACACCGCCCTGGTCCACCTCGCCTACGACCGCGGCCTTTACGGCTCGCTGCTGGTCTCCCGCTCCGCCGGCCCGAAGACCGAGCGCCTGGCCGTCACCGGCCCGCACGGCACGCTCGCCGTCGAGCGCGGCACCGTCCGTCTCCTCGACCCCGGCGGGCAGGTCGTCGAGTCGCTGCTGCGCGACCCGGCCTGGCCCTGCCCGCCCGCCGCACAGATCGACCGCTTCTGCCGCGTCCTGGACGGTACCGCCCCCAACCCTTCCGGCCCGGCCGCCCACCTGCCGCACACCGCGTTCTTGGCCGCCGCCTACGCCTCCGCCACCACCGCCCGCCCCGCAGACCCGAAGGAGTTCCTGGCATGA
- a CDS encoding helix-turn-helix domain-containing protein: protein MSQTTVGDLVRQTRKKQGLTLAQLGVLTRFSAAQVSRYERGISPLTDVTVLRRFADALNIPPHALGLTPQPDVRHGHAIGPATAYPRLPGPRVAGTARREGGEDPVRRRKLLANLAVTAAAAVGVPVLPTGKTPSEEGAVGEALVARVRDAMLGLHTDVTVPSTAVLHTDLGRAFTDFHACAYGSLAVRLPRLICAAHARAGGEGTEGDGLLVRSYLLATRMLIKLDEQQLGWMAADRARQAAEAVDEPLLVAEAARQLAVLARKADWHEQALSIALAAADNPAIRGGEPALAAQRGLLIQSAAYTAARAGDAAGMRELTGEAAAIAQELGPAAVLRDHGGGFSPTTVQLHLVSAENSAGDPSAALAAAKAVVPGNLPSTERRARYYTDVATAFARWNRRNDCIRALLAAEHHAPEETHARPAVKSLISGLLVSGRTTTELRGLAARVGVLT, encoded by the coding sequence GTGTCTCAGACGACCGTGGGCGACCTGGTCCGGCAGACGCGCAAGAAACAGGGCCTGACCCTGGCCCAGCTCGGCGTGCTGACCAGGTTCTCGGCCGCCCAGGTATCACGGTACGAGCGCGGTATCTCGCCGCTGACCGACGTCACCGTGCTGCGACGCTTCGCTGACGCCCTCAACATCCCGCCACACGCCCTCGGCCTGACCCCGCAACCGGACGTCCGGCACGGCCATGCGATCGGCCCTGCCACCGCCTACCCCCGCCTTCCGGGCCCTAGGGTGGCAGGGACGGCTCGTCGAGAAGGCGGGGAGGACCCGGTGCGGCGCAGGAAGTTGCTCGCGAATCTCGCGGTCACAGCTGCCGCGGCCGTTGGCGTCCCCGTCCTTCCCACCGGCAAGACGCCCTCCGAGGAAGGCGCCGTCGGCGAGGCACTGGTCGCCCGCGTGCGGGACGCCATGCTCGGCCTCCACACAGACGTCACCGTGCCGTCGACGGCGGTCCTGCACACGGATCTGGGCCGGGCCTTCACGGACTTCCACGCCTGCGCGTACGGCAGCCTGGCTGTACGGCTGCCCCGGCTGATCTGTGCGGCCCACGCCCGGGCCGGTGGTGAGGGCACCGAGGGTGACGGGCTGCTGGTGCGCAGCTATCTGTTGGCCACGCGCATGCTGATCAAGCTGGACGAGCAGCAGCTCGGCTGGATGGCCGCCGACCGTGCACGCCAGGCCGCCGAAGCCGTCGACGAGCCCCTACTGGTCGCGGAGGCCGCGCGCCAGCTCGCGGTTCTGGCGCGTAAGGCCGACTGGCACGAGCAGGCACTGTCCATCGCCCTGGCGGCCGCCGACAACCCCGCCATCCGTGGCGGGGAGCCGGCACTGGCGGCCCAGCGGGGCCTGTTGATCCAGTCCGCCGCCTACACCGCCGCCCGCGCCGGGGACGCGGCCGGGATGCGGGAGCTGACCGGCGAGGCAGCTGCCATCGCCCAGGAGCTCGGCCCGGCCGCCGTGTTGCGGGACCACGGCGGCGGCTTCAGCCCGACCACCGTCCAGCTCCACTTGGTCTCAGCAGAGAACTCCGCCGGCGACCCCTCTGCCGCGCTCGCGGCGGCCAAGGCGGTAGTGCCCGGGAACCTACCGAGCACCGAGCGGCGGGCCCGCTACTACACCGACGTCGCCACCGCCTTCGCCCGCTGGAATCGCCGGAACGACTGCATCCGCGCGCTCCTTGCCGCCGAACACCACGCCCCGGAAGAGACACACGCCCGCCCGGCGGTGAAGTCCCTGATCTCCGGCCTGCTGGTCTCGGGGCGGACGACCACCGAGCTTCGCGGGCTCGCAGCCCGCGTCGGTGTCCTCACCTGA